The following proteins come from a genomic window of Planctomycetota bacterium:
- the cax gene encoding calcium/proton exchanger: MKIGRFEFEALQLLLVFVPVSIILHFAHAPALWIFATAALAIVPLAGLMGKSTEHLSEHVGPAVGGLLNATFGNAAELIIALMALHAGLHDVVKASLTGSIIGNALLVLGLSFLAGGLKFEKQTFRAPAAATSTTLMALAAIGLLIPAVFHAIVGPTAPIQEHELSVAISIVLIITYALGLVFQLVTHKQLYAAGEEHGAADPEAWSVGKSVGVLVAATVGVAIASELLVGSVEETAKHMGMTQVFIGVIVVAIIGNAAEHSTAVLMAMKNKMDLSIGVAVGSSIQIALFVAPVLVFASYAFGTPLDLVFTPFEVVAVIMTVGVMALVAMDGESNWLEGVMLLAVYLMLGIAFYFLPAHPAGGHP; this comes from the coding sequence GTGAAGATCGGACGCTTCGAGTTTGAGGCGTTACAACTGCTGCTGGTTTTCGTCCCTGTCAGCATCATTCTCCATTTTGCACACGCCCCCGCCCTGTGGATCTTCGCCACTGCGGCGCTGGCGATCGTCCCGCTCGCCGGGCTCATGGGCAAGTCCACCGAACATCTTTCCGAACACGTCGGCCCGGCGGTCGGCGGACTGCTCAATGCGACGTTCGGCAACGCGGCCGAACTGATCATCGCCCTCATGGCCCTGCACGCCGGGCTGCACGACGTCGTCAAAGCATCATTGACGGGGTCGATCATCGGCAACGCGCTGCTCGTTCTGGGCCTGTCCTTTCTCGCGGGCGGGCTGAAGTTCGAGAAGCAGACCTTCCGCGCCCCCGCGGCGGCGACGAGCACGACGCTCATGGCGCTGGCGGCGATCGGACTGCTCATCCCCGCCGTGTTTCACGCCATCGTCGGCCCGACCGCCCCGATTCAGGAGCACGAACTGTCCGTCGCCATCAGCATCGTGCTCATCATTACCTATGCCCTCGGCCTCGTCTTTCAGCTTGTCACCCACAAGCAGCTTTACGCCGCCGGCGAGGAGCATGGCGCCGCCGACCCGGAGGCATGGTCCGTTGGCAAATCCGTCGGCGTACTCGTCGCCGCGACCGTCGGCGTGGCGATCGCCAGCGAACTGCTCGTCGGAAGCGTCGAAGAAACGGCCAAGCATATGGGCATGACGCAGGTGTTCATCGGCGTGATCGTCGTCGCCATCATCGGCAACGCGGCCGAGCATTCGACCGCCGTGCTCATGGCGATGAAGAACAAGATGGACCTGTCGATCGGCGTGGCGGTCGGGTCGAGCATTCAGATCGCCTTGTTCGTCGCGCCCGTGTTGGTCTTCGCCAGCTATGCCTTCGGCACGCCGCTCGATCTGGTGTTCACACCCTTCGAAGTCGTCGCGGTGATCATGACCGTCGGCGTGATGGCGCTGGTGGCGATGGATGGCGAGTCCAACTGGCTCGAAGGGGTGATGCTGCTGGCGGTTTACCTCATGCTCGGCATCGCGTTCTATTTTCTGCCGGCGCATCCGGCGGGGGGGCATCCATGA
- a CDS encoding paraquat-inducible protein A, whose protein sequence is MSAALRGCPRCGLVQRVPAIEPGHEARCARCGHRIQRAGDPSSNRLCAAIALAALLFYPLGISLPVIRLEQLGHIHESNIWSGCISLMTHGQLGIGLVVLVCSIIIPVLKLVGLLVLSTRPRTIGAEHQARMYRWIEIAGRWGMIDVLLVAVLIAAVKLGDLATVSPGPGVLAFGACVLLSLIASAVFNPHAIWEDPHE, encoded by the coding sequence ATGAGCGCGGCGCTGCGAGGTTGTCCGCGATGCGGTCTGGTGCAGCGCGTGCCGGCGATCGAGCCGGGGCACGAAGCGCGATGCGCCCGGTGCGGGCATCGCATTCAGCGGGCCGGCGATCCGTCGAGCAATCGGCTCTGCGCCGCCATCGCGCTGGCGGCCCTGCTGTTTTACCCATTGGGCATTTCGCTGCCGGTGATTCGGCTTGAGCAGTTGGGTCATATTCACGAATCCAACATCTGGTCCGGCTGCATCAGTCTGATGACGCACGGCCAATTGGGCATCGGGCTGGTCGTGCTGGTGTGCTCGATCATCATTCCGGTGCTCAAGCTGGTGGGGCTTTTGGTCTTGTCGACGCGCCCGCGCACGATCGGCGCGGAGCATCAGGCGCGGATGTATCGGTGGATCGAGATCGCGGGGCGATGGGGCATGATCGACGTACTGCTCGTCGCCGTGTTGATCGCGGCGGTGAAGCTCGGCGATCTGGCGACGGTTTCGCCGGGGCCGGGCGTGCTGGCGTTCGGGGCGTGCGTGCTGCTGAGTCTGATTGCGTCGGCGGTGTTCAATCCGCATGCCATCTGGGAGGACCCTCATGAGTGA